AAAGCTAGGTGTAAGGAGCCCAATTTGATCATAATAGCGAAGTGTTCTTAAAGAAACATTGCTTTGTTTGGATACTTGTCCTGTTGTCCAATGACTCATGATATTCCTCCAAAAAAAATGCTTGCAGGTGACGTAGCGTCACCCAATATATTTGAATTATATCACAGAGACAAAGGGGTAAGGGAATGACTGATCACTTAACGCATTGGAAACAAAGGGATAATTGGACATGGAAAGAGTTTGTAGCTTTGCTGTTGCTAGAGTTTGTATTTGTTATCGGAATTATTAAATTTGTAGTAAAACCCGTATATGCGCAATGGCTTGGAGATGAGCTGTATTCAGGAACATTGACAGGGCTTACAATAGCAATAGTATTAATGCTGGGAGTGTATTTCATAGGGCTACGTCCTAAAAAGCTTTCTTGGAGTGAAGTGGGTTTAAGATCCTTTCCTGCGAAGGATTGGTGGCGAATTCTGTTATGGACGTTCTTGCTGATTATAGGCAGCACCATCGTAATGATCCTTACCAGCTATATCGGCAATACATTTGAAAAT
The window above is part of the Paenibacillus lutimineralis genome. Proteins encoded here:
- a CDS encoding CPBP family intramembrane glutamic endopeptidase, which encodes MTDHLTHWKQRDNWTWKEFVALLLLEFVFVIGIIKFVVKPVYAQWLGDELYSGTLTGLTIAIVLMLGVYFIGLRPKKLSWSEVGLRSFPAKDWWRILLWTFLLIIGSTIVMILTSYIGNTFENSKTESIQQNVTVFSVFIAFASAVIISPIYEEIFYRGFIYRWLRTRLGSGWAMFLSASLFTIVHIPTYNAMPANFLGGIIFAWAYERTNSVWPAVWVHGLTNGLFLLLTLVM